In a genomic window of Saccharothrix sp. HUAS TT1:
- a CDS encoding MFS transporter, with protein MTWLFLANLGLWLAVYAPIQVLLPQQAELLDAAGKEAVFGLVTGIGAVVALVANPLIGLSSDRTTSRFGRRHPWTLAGALVGAAGLAVLSSASSVGVMVLGWCLVQAGLNGMLASLTSAVPDRVPVRQRATVGGLVGISQMLGTVLGAVVVTVLVSGLRAGYLACAALVVVGALAFVLTTPDTRLPPAARPALRWRELWVSPRRHPDFAWAWATHFTINLGNAFGTLYLLYFLGDVVGHPSPEDGLLVLMLLYGVALAIGAFAVGARSDRTGRRKPYVLLSAAVMAAAALLLVAWPTWPAALVAAPLLGVGFGGYWAVALALLTQVLPAASDRAKDLGVLNVANSLPQVVAPLLTTFVLASLGGYRGLFAVSATATLCAAALVTRVRSVT; from the coding sequence ATGACGTGGCTGTTCCTGGCCAACCTCGGCCTGTGGCTCGCCGTCTACGCGCCCATCCAGGTGCTGCTGCCGCAGCAGGCCGAACTGCTCGACGCGGCCGGCAAGGAAGCGGTGTTCGGACTGGTCACGGGCATCGGCGCGGTGGTGGCGCTGGTGGCGAACCCGCTGATCGGGCTGTCCTCGGACCGCACCACCTCCCGGTTCGGCCGCCGCCACCCGTGGACGCTGGCCGGCGCCCTGGTCGGCGCGGCCGGGCTCGCGGTGCTGTCGTCCGCGTCCTCCGTCGGCGTGATGGTGCTCGGGTGGTGCCTGGTGCAGGCAGGGCTGAACGGGATGCTCGCGAGCCTCACCTCCGCCGTGCCCGACCGGGTGCCCGTCCGGCAGCGGGCCACGGTCGGCGGGCTGGTCGGGATCTCCCAGATGCTCGGCACCGTGCTCGGCGCGGTCGTGGTGACGGTGCTGGTCAGCGGCCTGCGCGCGGGTTACCTGGCGTGCGCGGCGCTGGTCGTGGTCGGCGCCCTCGCGTTCGTGCTGACCACCCCGGACACCCGGCTGCCGCCCGCCGCCCGCCCCGCGCTGCGGTGGCGCGAGCTGTGGGTGTCGCCCCGCAGGCACCCGGACTTCGCCTGGGCCTGGGCCACCCACTTCACGATCAACCTGGGCAACGCGTTCGGCACGCTCTACCTGCTGTACTTCCTCGGCGACGTGGTCGGGCACCCGTCACCCGAGGACGGCCTGCTGGTGCTGATGCTGCTCTACGGCGTGGCGCTGGCGATCGGCGCGTTCGCCGTCGGCGCCCGCTCCGACCGGACCGGCCGGCGCAAGCCGTACGTGCTGCTGTCGGCCGCCGTGATGGCCGCCGCCGCGCTGCTCCTCGTCGCCTGGCCGACCTGGCCCGCGGCGCTGGTCGCGGCGCCGCTGCTCGGCGTCGGCTTCGGCGGGTACTGGGCGGTCGCGCTGGCCCTGTTGACCCAGGTCCTGCCCGCCGCGTCGGACCGCGCCAAGGACCTCGGCGTGCTCAACGTCGCCAACTCGCTGCCCCAGGTGGTCGCGCCGCTGCTGACGACGTTCGTGCTGGCGTCGCTCGGCGGGTACCGGGGTCTGTTCGCGGTGTCCGCGACCGCCACGCTGTGCGCGGCGGCGCTGGTGACCAGGGTCCGATCGGTGACGTGA